GAGAAAAACATAATCTTTGTAGTATTAATCGGAATTCCGTGCGTCCAAAAAATCATCTGGTAAgatcatatatataatttaaataataatattaataacaaATAGCCTTCCAATTGCTTTTGTATTATTTGTATGATTATACTGTTGAAAACTGCTTTGTTTTTACCCAAGAGTTATTGCTTGATCATATAACTTTTGTTTGCGGAAATTATTATCTAAGACTTGACCTGGAGTCTAGCATTTGCCATCGAACATTCTTCAACTCTTGGTGGGGTAGCTGGGCTCCAATGCTATGCCACACTCGCCATTCTTATCAGAAGAATCACGCTTTATTTTGACATATCCTTCCTCACCCCATTTAGTCCCCCACGAGTTCTTCACAAGCCAGTACTTCTCTCCATTTTCTACACCGTAGCCTACAGCTGCAACTCCATGATTTAAATCTTTTCCACAATATCCAGATAAGATCCCACTAGAATACAATTGAAATTCGTACCCTCCAGCATCAACGGCTACTGCTACTGGTTGTTTAGCCACTGCAGCTTGCAAGGCCTTCTCATTTTTAGGAGGTACTGATACGTAGCCACTTATTGCCACTgctctttctttttctttgtcaATTTTACACCTTCCACGTACCCCTTCATAAGGATAGTTTTTTTCCGTGGTTATgccattattattttttataaattcaaatgCTTTTTCCATGTATCCACCATTACAACCTTCATTTTCTCCCTTGTAGTCGCAGTCTACAAGCTCTTGTTCTGACAAAGACACCAATTTCCCAGTCTTGATCTTGTTGATGCCTTCCACTGCTGCTACGGCGGAGAATGCCCAACAGCTGCCTGTGATGAAACATGTTTATTTGGTTATCAGTATACAATTGTTTCTTTCAAGCGTTCTTCATCTAAAGAAATCCGCTGGAACATTTACTACAATTCTCAGTTGTCACGCCAATGATATTTGAAGTTTAATAAGTTACTGCAAACCTTACGACTACCCTGTCCTGGCATTTACTTTCGTGTCTTCTGTGAAACATTTCAAGGAAATATACTTTCTTGACATCGAAAAAGTTGAATAAATTTTTTCGCGTGTGTGATTGATATAATCATTATATTATGATGTTACCGCTAATATTTACTAAATGGTGAGATAAGATTTTGGTTATTTCATTTACCAGCGCATTAACAAGGCTAAAACATGATATTAGATGTTTTTTTTACCACAAGTTCCTTGATTCTTGATCGGAGTAACAGCGCCAAATTTCCTCCAGTCTATGCTAGATGGCACTGAAGAATCACCAAACGTGCAGTTGTGTTGGTCCTCTGCCTGCCGCTGGCCACGACTCCTATAACCCAAGTATCTCGATTTGAACTCCAGATTAGTCATGTCTGCAAATTCATTATCTGTAAGTCTATAAGGAAGATTCTGAGAATTGATCAAATCAATCAACACTACATTTGACTGGTAAATCCCGAATCGCAAATTCCATTCATCTCTGTTCTCATATCTTCGTCCATGTTGTATTATCCAAGCTTGGTACCTCTTCATCATGACATCCATGATGTCCTCGCTTGTATTGTGGCCAAAATATGCACACGAAGAACCACAGAGGACACAAAAAAGTACCATAGCCAGGAAATATTTCATCATTATAGTTTTAGTCATCAGTGTAAGGGAAGATTTTGTATGAAAAATGGCTGGTGAAGTTTGAAACTCATCAGCTGAGGCGTTTTTATTGCAAAAGTTCACAAACATGGATTGCATACTCATGTAGGTAACCAATATAATTGGTAAGTCAGTTGGATTCATGTTTTTTATATTGGTTTCCCACTTTTGTTTAGCTGCGGCAAGTCTATTGTGTATGTTGTCTGTAGTTTCTGTTTCGTTCACGGGTTCTTAAAATAAGAAGGGACACAATGAATCCATGGAGGTGAAAATTCCGGCGTTCCTGGTTAGTT
This region of Primulina eburnea isolate SZY01 chromosome 14, ASM2296580v1, whole genome shotgun sequence genomic DNA includes:
- the LOC140811804 gene encoding cysteine proteinase COT44-like, translated to MTKTIMMKYFLAMVLFCVLCGSSCAYFGHNTSEDIMDVMMKRYQAWIIQHGRRYENRDEWNLRFGIYQSNVVLIDLINSQNLPYRLTDNEFADMTNLEFKSRYLGYRSRGQRQAEDQHNCTFGDSSVPSSIDWRKFGAVTPIKNQGTCGSCWAFSAVAAVEGINKIKTGKLVSLSEQELVDCDYKGENEGCNGGYMEKAFEFIKNNNGITTEKNYPYEGVRGRCKIDKEKERAVAISGYVSVPPKNEKALQAAVAKQPVAVAVDAGGYEFQLYSSGILSGYCGKDLNHGVAAVGYGVENGEKYWLVKNSWGTKWGEEGYVKIKRDSSDKNGECGIALEPSYPTKS